In a genomic window of Diabrotica undecimpunctata isolate CICGRU chromosome 2, icDiaUnde3, whole genome shotgun sequence:
- the LOC140433892 gene encoding uncharacterized protein — MYGINDDERAASKDLFWDKASEIIDSLEGNTRVLGNLHGRVGVIDEHTQDVLGSYGEEIKNDNGELKSRGERSIIDYVLVNRSSRQCIKDVRVKRGAEIYSDHYLVVARTSLGVRQESITKETKKISKAYYTPTIEVIRSHKLADKETANKFENYVKNYLTEHAEHDCDLDQSWQIPKEALLNGGKHACGITRNNRSKKCTNWWNNEIKAEVKSKKIAWKNYLRNGTADNYQIYKLQRIKVKDMVLAAKRKSWEEFGNKMEKDYHSNEKLFFKTLKNLRTEKAQQTPEQIRDKEGHLLHDNDHILDRWKQYFEDLLNIQNDVDIITEEPEEVEQEDQIQDEITMAETKEIIQKLKKGKAAGFDKITAEMLKNMGDKGIELLTKLCNRAWIYERILEKRLLQEVDSKMEQSQSGFRKGRSIQDHIFTIKKLIQNARNSSTKLYQAFIDLEKTFDSIPRKVIDICLKKKVVKIKLRQAIMSIYRHTRNRIRTDNMESEEFIVNEGLRQGGVLGPILFNIVLDDIIKETRAETLKLYTVHRNLEAMWISECAYADDLVIFGINEEAFNRNLQVWNAALIKRNLRINNDKTKVMVCGKNRKQRR; from the exons atgtatggaataaatgaTGACGAAAGAGCAGCTAGCAAAGACTTATTCTGGGATAAGGCCTCAGAAATAATAGACAGTTTAGAAGGCAATACTAGAGTACTAGGGAATCTACATGGTCGAGTGGGTGTAATAGATGAACATACCCAAGATGTATTAGGATCATatggagaagaaataaaaaatgacaatGGGGAAC TCAAAAGTAGAGGCGAAAGATCCATCATAGACTATGTGTTAGTAAATAGATCATCGAGGCAGTGCATTAAAGACGTAAGAGTAAAACGAGGAGCTGAAATatatagtgaccactatctagttGTAGCCAGGACCAGCTTGGGAGTGCGACAAGAATCAATAACGAAAGAGACCAAGAAAATAAGCAAAGCTTATTATACACCCACTATAGAAGTAATCAGGTCACATAAGCTAGCGGACAAGGAGACAGCAAACAAGTTTGAAAATTACGTTAAAAACTACCTAACAGAGCACGCTGAACATGACTGTGACTTAGACCAAAGTTGGCAAATACCGAAAGAAGCACTCCTAAACGGTGGTAAACACGCATGCGGAATAACAAGAAATAACAGAAGCAAAAAGTGTACAAACTGGTGGAACAATGAAATAAAAGCAGAAGTGAAGTCCAAGAAGATAGCCTGGAAAAATTATTTAAGGAACGGAACCGCAGACAACTACCAAATATACAAACTGCAAAGAATCAAAGTCAAAGATATGGTACTAGCAGCGAAACGGAAAAGTTGGGAAGAATTCGGAAACAAGATGGAAAAAGACTACCACTCTAACgaaaaattattctttaaaacCCTGAAGAATTTAAGAACCGAAAAGGCTCAACAAACACCAGAGCAAATAAGGGACAAAGAAGGACACTTACTGCATGACAATGACCACATCCTAGATAGATGGAAGCAATATTTCGAGGATCTACTGAATATCCAAAACGATGTAGACATTATCACGGAAGAACCAGAAGAGGTAGAGCAAGAAGACCAAATTCAAGATGAAATAACTATGGCAGAAACAAAGGAAATCATACAAAAGCTTAAGAAAGGTAAGGCGGCTGGATTTGATAAAATCACAGCAGAAATGCTTAAAAACATGGGCGACAAGGGCATTGAACTGCTAACAAAATTATGTAACAGGGCATGGA TATATGAGAGAATACTAGAGAAACGTCTTTTACAAGAAGTTGATTCTAAAATGGAACAATCACAAAGTGGATTTAGAAAAGGCAGAAGTATCCAAGATCACATTTTTACTATCAAGAAACTAATACAAAACGCACGTAACTCAAGCACTAAGTTATACCAAGCCTTTATAGACTTAGAAAAGACATTTGATAGTATTCCAAGGAAGGTGATTGacatatgtttaaaaaagaaagttgTGAAAATAAAACTCAGGCAAGCCATTATGAGTATATATAGACATACAAGGAACAGAATCAGAACCGATAATATGGAATCCGAAGAGTTCATAGTAAATGAGGGCCTACGTCAAGGAGGAGTCCTAGGCCCCATACTGTTTAACATTGTCTTGGATGACATAATTAAAGAAACTAGAGcagaaacattgaaattatataccGTACATAGAAATCTAGAAGCAATGTGGATCTCAGAGTGtgcatacgcagacgatctaGTGATATTTGGGATAAATGAAGAAGCATTCAATCGAAATTTACAAGTATGGAACGCTGCACTAATTAAACGAAATTTGAGGATCAATAATGACAAGACGAAAGTAATGGTatgtggaaaaaatagaaaacaaagaaGATAA
- the LOC140433893 gene encoding zinc finger MYM-type protein 1-like translates to MLNLSPEERFKTEVFYTIIDVLVANLKTRFTALREIEMKFSFLWKYNEMDENTISESCVRFAEEYNSDVSRDLVDEMIYLKTVSKSNISDTSLKPANLLNKLVSLNVTNLFPNVCIALRIFCCLPVSVAQAERSFSVLSQIKNCLRSTMGQQRLSDLGLLKTLRI, encoded by the coding sequence ATGTTAAATTTATCCCCGGAAGAACGCTTCAAAACAGAAGTTTTTTACACAATAATTGATGTTTTGGTGGCCAACCTGAAAACGAGGTTCACAGCACTGAGAGAAATCgaaatgaaattttcatttttatggaAGTATAACGAAATGGACGAGAATACGATCTCAGAAAGTTGTGTAAGATTCGCCGAAGAGTACAATTCAGATGTAAGCAGAGATCTAGTTGATGAAATGATTTACTTGAAAACTGTTAGTAAATCAAACATCTCAGATACGTCGCTAAAACCAGCAAACCTTTTGAACAAGCTCGTGTCCCTTAATGTGACAAATCTTTTCCCCAATGTGTGCATTGCTCTTCGCATATTCTGTTGCCTACCAGTATCCGTTGCTCAGGCCGAGAGATCATTTAGTGTTTTGAGCCAAATTAAGAATTGTTTAAGATCTACTATGGGTCAACAACGATTATCTGATTTGGGACTGTTAAAAACTTTGCGGATATGA